Proteins encoded together in one Aeromonas encheleia window:
- a CDS encoding cyd operon YbgE family protein: MKTSDRLARLAAPLERQPWQGAMLVAATLLAVAILQAPNLIAANTSEHGLWLAPWLMWAVCCGVMHGLGFHPCSLVGRLLFCPWLAMPSLLYGLWLTSGYFLP; encoded by the coding sequence ATCGCCTCGCCCGGTTGGCCGCTCCGCTGGAGCGCCAACCCTGGCAAGGAGCGATGCTGGTGGCGGCGACCCTGCTGGCCGTCGCCATCTTGCAGGCCCCCAACCTGATCGCCGCCAACACCAGCGAGCACGGCCTCTGGCTAGCGCCCTGGCTGATGTGGGCGGTCTGTTGCGGGGTGATGCACGGGCTGGGGTTCCACCCCTGCAGCCTGGTCGGTCGTCTGTTGTTTTGCCCCTGGCTCGCCATGCCAAGTCTGTTGTACGGACTCTGGTTGACCAGCGGTTATTTCCTGCCATAA
- the ybgC gene encoding tol-pal system-associated acyl-CoA thioesterase, translating into MGEVSEFPVRVYYEDTDAGGIVYNANYLKFMERARTEFLRAGGIEQDVLLQEGLAFVVSRTEIDFRSAARFNELLTVLTQMTEVKRASMRFSQRILAADGRLITQAMVQIACVSHPHMKPVAIPENVKGVLLSAR; encoded by the coding sequence ATGGGGGAAGTCTCTGAGTTTCCGGTACGTGTCTACTACGAAGACACAGACGCCGGAGGCATCGTCTACAACGCCAACTATCTCAAGTTTATGGAACGGGCTCGTACCGAGTTCCTGCGCGCCGGCGGCATCGAACAGGATGTCCTGCTGCAAGAGGGGCTTGCCTTCGTGGTGAGTCGCACCGAGATCGATTTCCGCTCTGCGGCCCGCTTCAATGAACTACTGACCGTATTGACGCAAATGACTGAAGTGAAACGCGCCTCCATGCGCTTTTCACAACGGATCCTGGCGGCTGATGGACGACTGATCACCCAGGCCATGGTACAGATAGCCTGTGTCAGTCATCCGCATATGAAACCTGTTGCAATACCTGAAAATGTGAAGGGAGTGCTGTTAAGTGCACGCTGA
- the tolQ gene encoding protein TolQ, which yields MHAEISFIGLFWQASLLVKLVMMTLMGMSVVSWALIFQRSKVIKAANLASEQFEDRFWSGVDLNRLYQESSSRRDDIEGMEDIFYSGFKEYARLLKAGARGQDAVMDGTYRAMRVSLSRAVDELESNLPVLATVGSISPYIGLFGTVWGIMNAFIALGQVQQATLQMVAPGIAEALIATAMGLFAAIPAVIFYNRFTNKVEKLENAYANFMDEFTTILNRQIAQQQGEK from the coding sequence GTGCACGCTGAAATTTCGTTTATTGGCCTGTTTTGGCAAGCCAGCCTGTTGGTAAAACTGGTCATGATGACCCTGATGGGTATGTCGGTCGTCTCCTGGGCGCTGATCTTCCAACGCTCCAAGGTCATCAAGGCGGCCAATCTCGCATCGGAGCAGTTTGAGGACAGATTCTGGTCCGGGGTCGACCTCAACCGTCTCTACCAGGAGTCCTCTTCCCGCCGCGATGACATCGAAGGCATGGAAGACATCTTCTATTCCGGCTTCAAGGAGTATGCCCGTCTGCTCAAGGCCGGTGCCCGTGGCCAGGATGCGGTGATGGACGGTACTTATCGTGCCATGAGGGTCTCTCTGTCCCGCGCGGTGGACGAGCTGGAATCCAACCTGCCGGTGCTGGCGACCGTCGGCTCCATCAGCCCTTACATAGGTCTGTTTGGTACAGTATGGGGCATCATGAACGCCTTTATCGCCCTGGGTCAGGTGCAGCAGGCCACCCTGCAGATGGTGGCTCCGGGTATCGCGGAGGCGCTGATCGCCACCGCCATGGGCCTGTTCGCGGCCATCCCTGCGGTCATCTTCTACAACAGGTTCACCAACAAGGTAGAGAAGCTGGAGAACGCTTACGCCAACTTCATGGACGAGTTCACTACCATTTTGAACCGCCAGATTGCTCAACAGCAGGGTGAGAAGTAA